The following nucleotide sequence is from Patescibacteria group bacterium.
ATAATCCAACCATTCGCGTTGATGGTTCGCTCATCCCTCTTTTAAAGAAACCTAAACTGACTGCAAAGGATACACTTGGTTTTATTACGGAATTACTTCGACCAGAACAAAAAGAGCTTTTTTTGAAAGAGCAGGAAATAGATTTTTCATATAGCCATAGTGGAGTGCGATTTAGAGGGAACGGTTTTTTTCAACAAGGTTCAATCTCAATCGCACTGCGACTTGTTCCGCAAAAAATCCTTTCTCTTGAGGAGCTCAACCTTCCACCAATACTTGATGATTTTGCAAGTCGTCAGCAGGGATTTTTTCTCACCGTGGGTCCTGTCGGGCAGGGTAAAACAACCACACTCGCCGCGATGGTCGAGCTTATCAACCAGCAGAGAACGGAACATATAATCACCATTGAAGACCCGATTGAATATCTCTTTGAGCAGAAAAAATCAATAATAGACCAACGTGAAGTAAAAATTGATACCAAAGATTTTAATACGGCGCTTCGATCAGCGTTCAGAGAGGATGTCGACGTAATCCTAATTGGTGAAATGCGTGGGACTGAAACGATAGCAGCTGCGGTTACGGCCGCGGAAACCGGACATCTTGTACTCTCCACGTTGCATACCAACAATGCCGCTCAAACCATAGACCGAATCATTGATATATTTCCAGCTGGGCAACAAGACCAAGTACGAATTCAGCTTGCGGGAAGCTTAATGGGTATTTTTTCCCAAAGGCTCATTCCGCGGGTGTCAGGAGGACTTATACCAGCCTATGAGCTTCTCATAAACAACAATGCGGTTGCGAATCTCATACGAGAGCGACGCACACACGAAATTAACACAATCATTGAAACAAGCTCAGGCGATGGAATGGTGGACTTGAACCGTTCGCTTGCAGAGCTCGTGCGTCGCGGTGAAATCACTCCAGAAAATGCATTCTCGCGATCATTAAATCCAAAAATACTTGAGCGGTTGCTGTAGAAAATTAATGAGTAACGTAACTATAATTTTCTTACCCCACAAATTTTTGCACATATGAACACTATACAAAAAATAGAATATACTACTCCAATAGTTGTTAGGCAACCAACAACATTTTATACAAAAACTTGGGAGGGTGATGATTTTGCACACCATTGCTCGTTAATACTCACAACAGCTAACAAAATCCATCATGCTATTTAAATATCAAGCAGTCGACAAAGACGGAAGCACAAAAAGCGGTAACATAGACGCAGTTAATATGGAGGTTGCAATTAGTTCTCTGCAAAGAAGAGGACTCATTATTTCATCTATTGACCCTGCAGAGAAGACATCAATCCTTCAAACTAATATTGGATTTTTCGATAGGGTATCAAATAAAGATATTGTTATTCTCTCGCGACAAATCTCCACACTTTTTGAAGCGCAGGTTTCAGCACTTCGTGTGTTTAGACTCTTGGCAGGTGAATCTCAAAATCCGGTACTGCGTAAAGTATTAACCGAAGTGGCCGATGATTTACAAAGTGGAAACTCAATTTCAAACGCACTTTCTAAACACAAAAAAGTATTTTCTGAATTTTATGTCAATATGGTGAGTGCAGGCGAAGAATCAGGGAAACTAGACGATACATTCGTTTATTTAGCTGATTATCTTGACCGAACATACGAGGTGACTTCAAAAGCCAAAGGTGCGATGGTGTACCCAGCGTTTGTGCTATCTACTTTTGCCATTGTCATGATACTAATGCTTACTACAGTTATTCCCCGTATTAGTGCAATCATTATTGAATCGGGTCAAGAACTTCCTATATACACAAAAATAGTGGTTGGGCTTTCAGATTTCCTTGTCAACTATGGGGTCTTTCTTCTCATATTGTTTGCTATCGGCGGGTTCTTCATCTATCGATGGACGTTGACTGAATCGGGGAAACTATCACTTTCACGAACAGAGATATCAATTCCATTTGTCGGCAATTTGTATAGAAAACTGTACCTCTCAAGAATAGCTGACAACTTAAGCACAATGCTTTCGAGTGGTATTCCAATGTTGCGTGCTGTTGAAATTACAGCAGCGATTGTAGGTAACAATGTATATGAAAAACTATTAAATGAATCTGTACAATCTATAAAAGCAGGGGGTTCTGTGTCGGATGCATTCGCCCAACACGAAGAAATCCCCGGTATCATGATACAAATGATAAAGGTCGGAGAAGAAACTGGGGAGCTAGGCAATATATTGAAGATGTTGGCAAAATTTTATCAAAGAGAGGTGGAGCATGCGGTTGATCTCCTCGTTAGCCTTATAGAGCCGGCTGTGATAGTGCTCTTGGGACTTGGGGTTGGTTTGCTTTTGACATCAGTACTTTTGCCGATTTACAACATTTCGTCGGCAATTTAGCGGAAAACTTATCCACATGTGCGTATTTGCGCCATATTTTCTCTTGCTATAATGCATATCAAGCTATGCTTTCCGATTTTTGGGAGTGGTCGAGTTTGAATTTGCTTATAATTAGTATATATAACGAATAAAATAAATAGAATGAATAAAAAACAAGGTTTTACGCTTATTGAGCTTCTGGTGGTTATTGCAATCATTGGAATTCTTTCGTCTGTAGTTTTAGCAAGTCTTAATACTGCACGAGAAAAAGCTCGAGATGCAAAACGAGTTTCAGACATTAAACAACTTCAGTTAGCGCTTGAGTTATCCTTTGATTCAATTGGCTCCTATCCTACCGCGCTTTCGATAACAGCTCTGGTTGATACTGGATATATAGCAACTATTCCCAAACCACCGACTGGGACTAATCAGACTGATTACAGATATGCTGCTATTGGTTCGGGTACAAGTTGTACCAGTTATCATATGGGGGCAAGTCTTGAAGATGACACCCATATTGTACTCAGTGGAGACGTTGAGACAACAGCAGCTTTGGGAGTATGTACCGGTAGTGCCTCAGACTGGATTGCCAACGATAGTCCTTGTGCAGCAACTGAAACAGGGGGATGTTACGACGTAAAGCCGTAAGTTCTGAAATAGTTTCAACCAAAAAAATCTCCCCAAAAGGGAGGTTTTTTGGTTTATAAGTCTGTATAATAGATGGTATATGGAACCTTTTTGGATGCTATTTTATTTTATACTTGGCACAATAGTCGGGAGTTTTTTGAATGTTGTGGCACTTCGTTATAACTCAGGCCGAGGACTTACAGGTCGCTCGTCGTGCTTTTCATGCGGGAGCGTGCTTTCATGGAATGAGCTTATTCCTATACTTTCTTATGTAATTAATTCTGGCAGGTGTAGGAACTGTGGCAGCAGAATCTCTCTACAGTATCCATTTATTGAAATCTTTACAGGGATACTATTCCTTGGGGCATATCTCTTAGGCCTTCCGTTATATTATCTGCTTTACACACTCATTATTTTTTCCATTCTGATCGTTATTCTGATTTATGATTTCAGACACCATATTATTCCTGATGGCTTGGTGTACTCATTTATAGCTTTTGTATTTGCGGGGCTGTTTATTGATTTTTCACTTTCTGCACTAGCAATACCCACGGTACTCGACATTGTTGCTGGGCCTATCTTATCTTTTCCGATTGCTGCGCTTTGGTTTATATCGCACGGAAGGTGGATAGGTCTTGGAGACGCAAAACTTGCACTCGGCATTGGTTGGATGCTCGGACTCTCAGGAGGATTTTCAGCGATTGTCCTCTCGTTTTGGATAGGAGCATTCGTGAGCGTGTCTATACTATTTGTAAATCGCGTTATCTTTTTTATTTCAAGGAGAAAGTGGTGGAGTATCTCATTGTTTTCGGGAAGCAGACAGCTTACAATGAAGAGTGAAGTACCATTTGCTCCATATCTCATTGGGGGATTGCTTCTTGTGTTTTTCTTCAATATAAATGTATTGGAACTCTTTGTTATAGGCTAATATGATTTTTAAAAAAAAGTTAAAAAAGAAAATCAAATCTACTCTCAGAGGATTTACATTAATTGAAATGCTCGTGTCAATTAGTATTTTTGCGATCATAACCGGAGTTGTACTCACACGCAACGCGCAATTCAGTGGTAATATTCTTATAGGCAATCTTGCATACGACGTGGCGCTTTCCATCCGCCAGGCACAGGTATTTGGTCTGAGTGTCAGAGAGTTTGAAGTTGGAGGGGGGCGATTTGATATTGGTTATGGTGTCAATTTTGATGGTAGCATATCAGACTCGTATATTTTTTTTGCTGATCTAGACGACGATCAAAAATATGATAGTCCGCTAGAGGCAATTGAAACCCTAACGCTCAGAAATGGATATACTATAGCAAATGTCTGTGGAGTGTTGCCTGGCGGTACTAGAAAATGCACAGCATTCTCGGAAATTTTATTCCTCGATGTGGTGTTTAAACGGCCGGACCCAGATGCCAACATAAATACCAATCTCCTAGAAATGTACAGCAGGGCTGAGATTACGGTAGCATCTCCCACAGGGAAAGAGCGGATGATTACCGTATGGTCGACGGGGCAGATTTCAGTAAAATAGCAATAGATAGAAAAAATAGTAAATGGTGTATGAAACAATATTTTAATAGAAAAAAAGGATTCACTCTTATAGAGATGCTGGTTGCAACAGCATTATTTTCCATTGTTATGACCATCAGTGTTGGGTCGCTACTCTCGCTAGTGGATGCAAACAAAAAGGCGCAATCAATCACATCAGTTATGAACAATCTCAATTTTGCGCTTGAGAATATATCTCGCAATATGCGTCTTGGCACAGCTTTTGACTGCGGTGATCCTGGTGTACCACTCGATTGTACAGGCGGAGATACTAGGCTTAGATTTACTGCCTCTGATGGCAGATTTATTGAATACAGATATCAAAACGAACAACTTGAGCAAGCTATTGATATAGATGGTCCTGGTGTTATACCCCTCGGTCCATTTGTAGGGATTACGGCGCCTGAAGTACATATAGAGAATTTTAAATTTTATGTCACTGGAGCTACTCCAGGAGATTTAAATCAACCACGAGTAGTAATGGTCATTCAGGGATATGCCGGTGTTTCAGAGAAAGTAAGAACCGATTTTAATCTACAAACATCTATTACCCAACGAGTTCTTGATTTGTAATATGAAAATTGTTAAAAACAACACATCTGGATTTACGCTGATTGAAACACTTGTCGCAATAGCTATTTTACTGGTCTCAATAGCAGGACCCCTCACTATCGCTTCAAAAGGGTTGCAATCATCAATATATGCTCGTGACCAAATCACCGCATTTTATCTTGCACAAGATGCGATTGAATATATTCGCAGTAAAAGAGATGGAAATACACTTTCACTCGCAGCAAACTGGCTTTCTGGTTTTGGTATCAATGGTGTAGCGCCCGACTGTACGAGGGATATCAAATGTGTGGTTGATGTAAAAAATGACACTATAAGTGAATGTCCAGCAGGCGGTTGTCTTCCACTTCGGTATAACGAATCAACAGGTTTTTACGGCTACAGTGGAGCAGATTCGGTATCGCGATTTACTCGAGAAGTGCAAATTGTTTCGGTTAATCCTCCTGATGAAGTGACTATTGTAGTTTCAATATATTGGCAGACAGGTGTATTTGTGCGGTCTTTTACGGTGAAAGAGAATATTTTTAACTGGCAGATGTAATAATAAGTATGTTTTTGAATCACTCTAATTTTGAAAATAGAGGAAGTTATAAGTTACAAGCTAACAAAGGTTTTATTATATTGTACGCAACGCTGATTTCAAGTCTTCTTCTTGTTATTGGACTTGGAATCTTTAATATCAGTATCAAGGAGCTGATTCTTTCGTCAGCTGGAAGGGAATCACAGGTTGCATTTTATGCGGCTGATGCTGGAATAGAATGCGCACTGTACTGGGATATTAAAAGAAATGTTATTTCAACCTCAACCTCAACAGACATCGATTGTAACGGAGACAACACATTGTCAGTGGGCGGCGGCGGTTGGGGTGCGGAAAGTACTTTTACGTTACTCTTTCCACCGGAGCCGTACTGCGCAAAAGTTTCTATCATAAAAGATGTTAATGCAACTAACTCAGAGTGTCGTGTGGGCACAGTTTGTACTACAATAATATCTAGAGGATACAATACCTGCGATACGACAAATCCAAGGAGGACCGAACGGGCAATTGAGGCAAAATATTAAATTATGAAGTTTGACAGCAAACAAGAAGCACGAAAACGATTAGAGAAACTGAAAGATACAATCAATCACCATCGGTACCAATACCATGTGCTAGACAAAGAAGATATTTCTCACGAGGCACTTGATTCGCTTAAGGATGAACTCTACAGAATTGAGCAGAAATATCTCGATCTTATTACCCCCGAGTCTCCAAGTCAGCGCGTAGAGGGGAAACCACTCGATACATTCAAAAAAATAACCCACAAAATACCGCAGTGGTCTTTTAATGATGCATTCAACGAAAATGATATTTACGATTTTGACAAGCGGATAAAAAAGTTTTTGAAAGATGATATTGATGAAAGTGATGATATGGCTTACACATGCGAGCTGAAAATCGATGGTCTCAAAGTGATTCTTGAATACGAAAACGGAATACTCAAAAGCGCCGCGACCCGTGGCGACGGCAAGGTGGGTGAAGATGTGACTGCGAACATTAAAACAATTGAATCTATACCTCTTTCTCTCAATAAAAAAATAAATGCTGTTTTTGAGGGGGAAATTTGGATGGGAAAAAAGGGACTCAAAAGACTCAATAAGAAAAGAAAAAAGGAGGGACAAGAGCAATTTGCAAATCCAAGAAATGCCGCGGCAGGTTCAATACGGCAACTTGACCCCAAAATAGCCGCAGCACGACCACTCAACAGCTTTATATACGATATGCCATATTCAAACAGTAGTATTCCAAATACCCAATTTGAGGAACTTACAGAACTTCAGGATTTAGGATTTAAAGTTAACAAGAACTTTAAGCTCTGTAAAAATGTGGATGAGGTAATTACATTTTGGAAACAGGCGCAGAAGTTGAAAGACAAAGAAGATTATCACATCGATGGGGTAGTTATTAAAGTAAATAGACGAAGCTATCAAGAAACACTTGGATTTACAGGCAAAGCTCCTCGTTTTGCAATTGCATTCAAATTTCCAGCACAGCAGGTTCAAACAGTTGTTGAAGATATTGCATTTCAGGTTGGACGTACCGGTATTATTACTCCTGTCGCACATTTGCGCCCAGTGCCAGTTGCCGGTTCGGTAGTATCGCGGGCAACGCTCCACAATGAAGACCAAATACAAAAGCTCGATGTACGGATAGGCGACACGGTCATATTGCAGAAAGCTGGCGATGTTATCCCTGAGATTGTAAGTGTGCTTCTCGAAATGCGAACCGGGAAAGAAAAAAAGTTTGTGTTTCCTAAACATATACTTGCATGTGGTGGTGATGGTCGTATAGAACGAGTTGCTGGACAAGCCGCGTACCGATGTGTAAATAAAAATTCATTTGCGCAACAAAAAAGAAAATTGCACCACTTTGTTTCAAAGCGGGCATTTAATTTCGATGGGGTGGGACCCAAGATACTCGATATGCTGGTAGAACATAATTTAGTTTCCACCTATGATGATATTTTCACAGTCACAAAGGGAGATCTTCTTGAATTACCCGGTTTCAAAGAAAAAGCAGCGGAAAATGTACTCTCTTCAATTGAAAAATCGCGTAATGTAGAATTGCCAAGACTTATTATCGGACTATCAATTGACCATGTGGGAGAAGAGACAGCATACGACATAGCAAAGCATTTTAAAACTATACAAAATATTGAAGAAGCGAGTATTGAAAAACTTTCCAATATATCTGGTGTGGGAGAAATCGTAGCTGAATCTCTGCATTCATGGTTTAAAAATGCAGACAATAAAAAATTAATGAGAAGACTTCTTAAACAAATAACAGTGAAAGAGCCAAAGAGAGTAAAAGGGAAAAGTGCAATATCTGGCAAAACCTTTGTAGTCACTGGTACATTAGACTCTATCACCAGAGAGGAGATTCATGAAAAAATTCGTGATGCGGGCGGAAATGTATCCTCGTCGGTGTCAGAGAATACAGATTTCGTTGTCGCTGGGAAAAATCCTGGTTCAAAATATGATGATGCAAAAAAACATGGTATTTCCATCTTGGGAAAGAAAGAATTTCTCAATCTTTTGCAAAATATTTCTGAGGAGTAGAGGTATGATACTATATGTACAATAGTAACCATGATTACAAAGAACGATATAGAAAAACTCGCTCAACTTTCTAGAATTGATATATCTGAAGGTGAGATTAAAGAATTATGCAGCGAAATAGAATCAATCCTTGAGTATGTATCTGAAGTTCAAGATGTTTCATCATCTGAACCCGAAAAAAAAGCTGGGGAACTGCGGAATGTTTTACGTGAAGATGACAGCCCTCATGAAAGCGGTATGTATACAGAAGTGATTATGAACGAGGCACCAGAACAAAAAGATGGTTATATAAAAGTAAAAGCGATTTTAACAAAACGGTAGTATGGGTAAAGACGTGGAGCATATGACTATCATGACGGCACGTGAGAAGCTCGATCGTGGTGAGTTGTCGGCTGTTGAGCTTGCAGAGCACTATCTTGCTAATATCAAATCGAATGAAAAAAGTGTGAGTGCGTACTTAGAGGTATTTGATAATATTAAAGAGCAAGCGAAAGCCGCCGATGAGAAAATCCGCACAAAGGAAAATGTTACTGCACTCACCGGTATTCCCATAGCGCTTAAAGACAATATTTTGCAAGTTGGAAGATATGCAACGGCTGGTTCAAAAATTCTTGAGAAATATAGGGCGACATATGATGCAACAGTTGTAAAAAAATTAAAACAAGAGGGAGTGGTATTTATAGGACGTACGAACTTGGATGAATTTGCCATGGGTTCGTCTACAGAAAACTCTGCTTTTGAACAAACAACAAATCCGTACGACAACAACCGTGTTCCTGGTGGTTCCTCGGGCGGTTCAGCTGCCGCAGTTTCCTACGGAGGTGCTCTCGTTGCACTTGGATCTGACACTGGAGGTTCCGTCAGGCAACCCGCGAGCTTCTGTGGAGTAGTGGGACTCAAGCCGACATACGGCTCGGTATCGCGCTGCGGTCTCATAGCG
It contains:
- a CDS encoding prepilin peptidase, with protein sequence MEPFWMLFYFILGTIVGSFLNVVALRYNSGRGLTGRSSCFSCGSVLSWNELIPILSYVINSGRCRNCGSRISLQYPFIEIFTGILFLGAYLLGLPLYYLLYTLIIFSILIVILIYDFRHHIIPDGLVYSFIAFVFAGLFIDFSLSALAIPTVLDIVAGPILSFPIAALWFISHGRWIGLGDAKLALGIGWMLGLSGGFSAIVLSFWIGAFVSVSILFVNRVIFFISRRKWWSISLFSGSRQLTMKSEVPFAPYLIGGLLLVFFFNINVLELFVIG
- a CDS encoding pilus assembly PilX N-terminal domain-containing protein, coding for MFLNHSNFENRGSYKLQANKGFIILYATLISSLLLVIGLGIFNISIKELILSSAGRESQVAFYAADAGIECALYWDIKRNVISTSTSTDIDCNGDNTLSVGGGGWGAESTFTLLFPPEPYCAKVSIIKDVNATNSECRVGTVCTTIISRGYNTCDTTNPRRTERAIEAKY
- a CDS encoding type II secretion system F family protein, whose product is MLFKYQAVDKDGSTKSGNIDAVNMEVAISSLQRRGLIISSIDPAEKTSILQTNIGFFDRVSNKDIVILSRQISTLFEAQVSALRVFRLLAGESQNPVLRKVLTEVADDLQSGNSISNALSKHKKVFSEFYVNMVSAGEESGKLDDTFVYLADYLDRTYEVTSKAKGAMVYPAFVLSTFAIVMILMLTTVIPRISAIIIESGQELPIYTKIVVGLSDFLVNYGVFLLILFAIGGFFIYRWTLTESGKLSLSRTEISIPFVGNLYRKLYLSRIADNLSTMLSSGIPMLRAVEITAAIVGNNVYEKLLNESVQSIKAGGSVSDAFAQHEEIPGIMIQMIKVGEETGELGNILKMLAKFYQREVEHAVDLLVSLIEPAVIVLLGLGVGLLLTSVLLPIYNISSAI
- a CDS encoding PilT/PilU family type 4a pilus ATPase encodes the protein MKQNIHTSPSNLDYKRELDELVNTVVAERGSDLHLSVNNNPTIRVDGSLIPLLKKPKLTAKDTLGFITELLRPEQKELFLKEQEIDFSYSHSGVRFRGNGFFQQGSISIALRLVPQKILSLEELNLPPILDDFASRQQGFFLTVGPVGQGKTTTLAAMVELINQQRTEHIITIEDPIEYLFEQKKSIIDQREVKIDTKDFNTALRSAFREDVDVILIGEMRGTETIAAAVTAAETGHLVLSTLHTNNAAQTIDRIIDIFPAGQQDQVRIQLAGSLMGIFSQRLIPRVSGGLIPAYELLINNNAVANLIRERRTHEINTIIETSSGDGMVDLNRSLAELVRRGEITPENAFSRSLNPKILERLL
- the ligA gene encoding NAD-dependent DNA ligase LigA; protein product: MKFDSKQEARKRLEKLKDTINHHRYQYHVLDKEDISHEALDSLKDELYRIEQKYLDLITPESPSQRVEGKPLDTFKKITHKIPQWSFNDAFNENDIYDFDKRIKKFLKDDIDESDDMAYTCELKIDGLKVILEYENGILKSAATRGDGKVGEDVTANIKTIESIPLSLNKKINAVFEGEIWMGKKGLKRLNKKRKKEGQEQFANPRNAAAGSIRQLDPKIAAARPLNSFIYDMPYSNSSIPNTQFEELTELQDLGFKVNKNFKLCKNVDEVITFWKQAQKLKDKEDYHIDGVVIKVNRRSYQETLGFTGKAPRFAIAFKFPAQQVQTVVEDIAFQVGRTGIITPVAHLRPVPVAGSVVSRATLHNEDQIQKLDVRIGDTVILQKAGDVIPEIVSVLLEMRTGKEKKFVFPKHILACGGDGRIERVAGQAAYRCVNKNSFAQQKRKLHHFVSKRAFNFDGVGPKILDMLVEHNLVSTYDDIFTVTKGDLLELPGFKEKAAENVLSSIEKSRNVELPRLIIGLSIDHVGEETAYDIAKHFKTIQNIEEASIEKLSNISGVGEIVAESLHSWFKNADNKKLMRRLLKQITVKEPKRVKGKSAISGKTFVVTGTLDSITREEIHEKIRDAGGNVSSSVSENTDFVVAGKNPGSKYDDAKKHGISILGKKEFLNLLQNISEE
- a CDS encoding prepilin-type N-terminal cleavage/methylation domain-containing protein, translated to MVDGADFSKIAIDRKNSKWCMKQYFNRKKGFTLIEMLVATALFSIVMTISVGSLLSLVDANKKAQSITSVMNNLNFALENISRNMRLGTAFDCGDPGVPLDCTGGDTRLRFTASDGRFIEYRYQNEQLEQAIDIDGPGVIPLGPFVGITAPEVHIENFKFYVTGATPGDLNQPRVVMVIQGYAGVSEKVRTDFNLQTSITQRVLDL
- a CDS encoding prepilin-type N-terminal cleavage/methylation domain-containing protein; amino-acid sequence: MNKKQGFTLIELLVVIAIIGILSSVVLASLNTAREKARDAKRVSDIKQLQLALELSFDSIGSYPTALSITALVDTGYIATIPKPPTGTNQTDYRYAAIGSGTSCTSYHMGASLEDDTHIVLSGDVETTAALGVCTGSASDWIANDSPCAATETGGCYDVKP
- the gatC gene encoding Asp-tRNA(Asn)/Glu-tRNA(Gln) amidotransferase subunit GatC, producing the protein MITKNDIEKLAQLSRIDISEGEIKELCSEIESILEYVSEVQDVSSSEPEKKAGELRNVLREDDSPHESGMYTEVIMNEAPEQKDGYIKVKAILTKR
- a CDS encoding type II secretion system protein produces the protein MIFKKKLKKKIKSTLRGFTLIEMLVSISIFAIITGVVLTRNAQFSGNILIGNLAYDVALSIRQAQVFGLSVREFEVGGGRFDIGYGVNFDGSISDSYIFFADLDDDQKYDSPLEAIETLTLRNGYTIANVCGVLPGGTRKCTAFSEILFLDVVFKRPDPDANINTNLLEMYSRAEITVASPTGKERMITVWSTGQISVK
- a CDS encoding prepilin-type N-terminal cleavage/methylation domain-containing protein; this translates as MKIVKNNTSGFTLIETLVAIAILLVSIAGPLTIASKGLQSSIYARDQITAFYLAQDAIEYIRSKRDGNTLSLAANWLSGFGINGVAPDCTRDIKCVVDVKNDTISECPAGGCLPLRYNESTGFYGYSGADSVSRFTREVQIVSVNPPDEVTIVVSIYWQTGVFVRSFTVKENIFNWQM